The Fortiea contorta PCC 7126 genome has a segment encoding these proteins:
- a CDS encoding Crp/Fnr family transcriptional regulator produces MFNQLQELTKNQLLAKLPHEELKNLLPNLEIVSLAQKQYIIEPNEPLPFVYFPLNSLLSLVTVMKDGSTVECGCIGCEGMTGLPIILDADTTPMEAFTQISGQAVRIRSAIFKEAFDTGGVLQKLLYRYIHTTIVIASQTAACNRLHHLEARMSRWLLMCSDSLESNSLPLTQEFLSTMLGVRRSGVSEAASKLQSKGLIHYQRGHIEILDRKCLETCACECYRKVKTEYNRLFS; encoded by the coding sequence ATGTTTAACCAGCTTCAAGAGTTAACCAAAAATCAACTACTAGCAAAGTTACCACATGAAGAACTAAAAAATTTACTTCCTAATTTGGAAATAGTTTCCCTCGCGCAAAAACAATATATTATCGAGCCTAATGAACCCCTTCCTTTTGTCTATTTTCCGCTTAACTCATTGCTCTCTCTAGTAACAGTAATGAAAGACGGCTCAACAGTCGAATGCGGTTGCATTGGGTGCGAAGGGATGACAGGTTTGCCAATTATTTTAGATGCAGATACAACACCGATGGAGGCTTTCACCCAAATCTCAGGACAAGCCGTGCGTATCCGATCTGCTATCTTCAAAGAAGCATTCGACACAGGCGGTGTACTGCAAAAACTTCTCTACCGTTACATACATACAACCATTGTTATTGCTTCACAAACCGCTGCTTGTAACCGTCTTCATCATCTAGAAGCCAGGATGAGCCGCTGGTTGTTAATGTGTAGTGATAGTCTAGAGTCAAACTCACTTCCCCTCACCCAAGAATTTTTGTCCACGATGCTTGGTGTGAGGCGTTCTGGAGTCAGCGAAGCTGCTAGCAAACTCCAGTCTAAAGGCTTAATCCATTACCAGCGCGGCCATATCGAGATTCTAGACAGAAAATGCTTGGAAACATGTGCTTGCGAATGTTACCGCAAAGTTAAGACAGAATATAACCGTTTGTTTAGCTAA